In Apium graveolens cultivar Ventura chromosome 10, ASM990537v1, whole genome shotgun sequence, the following are encoded in one genomic region:
- the LOC141692326 gene encoding uncharacterized protein LOC141692326 isoform X2, translating to MKRSASNVNVMGITEVQELLFVGGNNIPRTAHGVTAQLASRLARWDDRLFRKSIFGTADEVKLKFINRTSSEDLNLLNIILNQEIRRLSRQEH from the exons ATGAAAAGATCTGCATCAAACGTAAATGTAATGGGCATTACAGAAGTTCAG GAACTTCTTTTTGTTGGCGGTAATAATATACCGAGAACAGCACATGGAGTTACTGCACAGCTAGCCAGCCGCCTGGCTCGATGGGATGATAG ATTATTCCGGAAATCTATTTTTGGGACAGCTGATGAAGTGAAACTGAAGTTTATAAATAG GACAAGTAGTGAAGATCTAAATCTTTTGAATATAATCCTTAATCAAGAAATCAGGAGGCTATCAAGACAG GAGCATTAA
- the LOC141692326 gene encoding uncharacterized protein LOC141692326 isoform X1: MKRSASNVNVMGITEVQELLFVGGNNIPRTAHGVTAQLASRLARWDDRLFRKSIFGTADEVKLKFINRTSSEDLNLLNIILNQEIRRLSRQVVCFTLIIFFLFGGILYIFRYISYKY; encoded by the exons ATGAAAAGATCTGCATCAAACGTAAATGTAATGGGCATTACAGAAGTTCAG GAACTTCTTTTTGTTGGCGGTAATAATATACCGAGAACAGCACATGGAGTTACTGCACAGCTAGCCAGCCGCCTGGCTCGATGGGATGATAG ATTATTCCGGAAATCTATTTTTGGGACAGCTGATGAAGTGAAACTGAAGTTTATAAATAG GACAAGTAGTGAAGATCTAAATCTTTTGAATATAATCCTTAATCAAGAAATCAGGAGGCTATCAAGACAGGTAGTATGCTTCACCTTAATTATTTTCTTCCTTTTTGGGGGCATATTATATATTTTTCGTTATATTAGTTATAAATATTGA